The following are from one region of the Segatella oris genome:
- a CDS encoding bifunctional response regulator/alkaline phosphatase family protein has protein sequence MSNGKLLWVDDEIDLLKGHIIFLEKKGYNVTTMSNGIDAVELCREETFDLILLDEMMPGLTGLETLQRIKDIQPATPIVMVTKSEEEDIMNQAIGRKIADYLIKPVNPNQILITLKKNIHNREIVTEVTQNSYQQDFQKIALQIADCRDWDDWMTVYRRLVNWELELSTTDSRMTEMLQAQKEDANIGFSKYVQRHYMAWMSGSEDRPMMSNDMFKQQIFPLLDKKEKVFLLVIDNFRYDQWRVLAEELADSFDIDERLYMSILPTATQYARNAIFSGLMPMEIQQMFPDLWVDEDEDNGKNVHEEALIAGLLARYRRRESFSYHKINDSQSMERLLTHFNELQHNDFNVLVVNFIDMLSHARTESRMVRELANNESAYRSITQSWLRHSGMSELFRVLSHVDCHVIVSTDHGSIRTNRPIKIVGDRNTNTNLRYKLGKNLSYESRQVFEIRDPRKAHLPSPNLSTSYVFAMGDTFFAYPNNYNYYVSYYKDTFQHGGISMEEMLIPIGMMRGKSIDTK, from the coding sequence ATGAGTAATGGGAAGTTATTGTGGGTAGATGATGAGATAGATCTGTTGAAAGGTCACATCATCTTCCTTGAAAAGAAAGGCTACAACGTAACAACGATGAGCAATGGCATAGATGCTGTTGAGCTTTGTCGTGAGGAAACTTTCGATCTTATCCTGCTCGATGAGATGATGCCTGGCTTGACCGGTCTTGAAACTTTGCAGAGAATAAAGGACATTCAGCCTGCAACACCGATAGTGATGGTTACGAAAAGCGAGGAAGAAGACATCATGAACCAGGCTATCGGGCGTAAGATTGCCGACTATCTCATCAAGCCGGTAAACCCCAATCAAATTCTCATTACGCTGAAAAAGAATATCCATAATCGTGAAATCGTTACCGAAGTAACGCAAAACAGCTATCAGCAGGACTTCCAGAAGATAGCACTTCAGATTGCCGATTGCCGTGATTGGGACGACTGGATGACGGTGTATCGCCGCTTGGTGAACTGGGAATTGGAGCTAAGTACTACTGACAGCCGTATGACAGAGATGCTCCAGGCGCAGAAAGAAGATGCCAACATCGGCTTCTCAAAATATGTTCAACGCCATTATATGGCTTGGATGAGTGGCTCGGAAGACCGTCCGATGATGAGTAATGATATGTTCAAACAGCAGATTTTCCCCCTTCTCGACAAGAAAGAAAAGGTGTTTTTGCTCGTCATCGACAACTTCAGATACGATCAGTGGCGCGTACTTGCTGAAGAACTTGCCGACAGTTTCGACATCGATGAACGGCTTTATATGAGCATTCTGCCTACAGCAACGCAGTATGCCCGCAATGCCATATTCAGTGGTTTGATGCCCATGGAGATACAACAGATGTTTCCCGACCTCTGGGTTGATGAGGACGAAGACAATGGCAAGAATGTCCATGAGGAGGCATTGATAGCGGGTTTGCTTGCACGTTATCGCAGACGAGAGAGCTTCAGCTATCATAAAATCAATGATTCGCAGTCGATGGAGCGGTTGTTGACCCATTTCAATGAACTCCAACACAATGATTTCAACGTGTTGGTGGTTAACTTTATCGATATGCTTTCACATGCACGTACCGAGTCACGCATGGTTCGTGAGCTTGCAAACAATGAGAGTGCATACCGCAGCATCACGCAAAGTTGGTTGCGACATTCGGGGATGTCCGAGCTTTTCCGTGTGCTCAGCCATGTTGACTGCCATGTCATTGTCAGTACAGATCATGGAAGTATCCGCACCAATCGCCCGATAAAGATTGTCGGTGACCGCAATACGAACACCAATCTCCGCTATAAATTGGGCAAGAACCTTAGCTATGAGTCGCGTCAGGTGTTTGAAATCCGCGACCCTCGAAAGGCACATTTGCCCTCGCCTAACTTGAGTACGTCGTATGTTTTCGCAATGGGCGACACTTTCTTTGCCTACCCCAACAACTACAACTACTATGTGTCGTACTACAAGGACACGTTCCAGCATGGTGGCATATCCATGGAAGAAATGCTTATTCCCATAGGAATGATGCGTGGAAAATCAATAGATACAAAGTGA
- a CDS encoding tetratricopeptide repeat protein: MKHVIPYFIAFGLVVTLLLSCSMQQNTAKSRWWHAFNTRYNVYYNGSMAYIDGSLEKENGNKDNFTEIIPLYTVGNKESRSLGETNFNRAIEKCEKAIKLHSIKRHPVWDKNRRKTAEDIEWLNRKEYNPFLWKVWMLMGRSQFHEGNFEEAVSTFAYMSRLYATQPAIYQRAQAWLAKSYIEAGWQYEAEDVIRNMQRDSIYWSAQKEWDYTYADYYIHIDDYQKAIPYLRKVISHEMRRKQKAREWFLMGQLLAETGQKAAAYKAYQHVVRLSPPYDLAFNARVAMTEVMAGKPKQMIAKLRRMASSDNNKEYLDQVYYAIGNIYLSQKDTLHAISAYEQGNELGVRSGIEKGVLLLKLGDLYWQRNKFGDAKRCYDVAIGLLDKERKDYRQLSERLQVLEELVPHTDAVELQDSLQQLAKMNEHDRNAAIDRVITALKQKEKKEQKAQSVEGNDGYSGMQGGMESNTEAPSQSFNSSQQATWYFYNPMTVARGKEMFQRRWGKRQNIDNWQRINKTVVALASDSIAEQAELVEDTLQKTNNPEADPHRREYYLKQIPMTSEQLEASNKLLADGLFHSGIIFKDRLDNLDLSEKTLLRLIHDYPNFAQIDEAFYHLYLLYARRNELTRAESYLDRLHKECPDSKWTALLSDPYYRENARFGKHIEDSLYAASYTAFNEGRYNEVLGNAHVSAKRFPNGANRDKFLFIAALSKLNDGDAKACLQDLNTLVSTYPESQLSVMAGMIINGVKAGKQLRGAKFDMSTVWSRRSDVLNDSDSIHAVKLSAERDVNFVYMLVYNPDSVKENQLLFELAKYNFASYLVRNFEIQVEEAEGMHRMIVRGFQNYDEALQYARHLHRQEAIGRLTKKARPFIISEQNMPLLGRQFSYDDYALFYQKHFAPLRISTLQLLTEPVPSTIKPTGKPATAEEIDRELERISQQDKDYYPVDPVSKPAEKPKPAQQSQSQKPQTEPQKPRKPTPVKKPATLVKPVKPLDLDDEYYDLDGF; the protein is encoded by the coding sequence ATGAAGCATGTTATACCATATTTCATTGCTTTTGGGCTCGTTGTTACGTTGCTCTTGAGTTGTTCGATGCAGCAGAATACGGCGAAATCGAGGTGGTGGCATGCCTTCAACACACGCTATAATGTCTATTACAACGGTTCAATGGCCTACATAGATGGCTCATTAGAAAAAGAGAATGGCAACAAAGATAACTTCACAGAGATAATACCTCTCTACACTGTTGGCAACAAAGAGAGCCGCAGTTTAGGTGAGACTAACTTCAATCGGGCTATAGAAAAGTGCGAGAAAGCGATTAAACTGCATAGTATCAAGCGGCATCCCGTGTGGGATAAGAACCGTCGTAAGACTGCTGAAGACATTGAATGGCTGAACAGAAAGGAATATAATCCGTTCTTATGGAAGGTCTGGATGCTCATGGGAAGGTCGCAATTCCATGAAGGAAACTTTGAAGAAGCAGTCTCAACCTTTGCATATATGAGCCGACTTTATGCCACTCAACCGGCTATTTACCAGCGGGCGCAGGCATGGTTGGCCAAGAGTTACATCGAAGCGGGGTGGCAATATGAGGCTGAAGACGTAATCCGCAACATGCAACGTGACTCCATTTACTGGAGCGCACAAAAGGAATGGGACTACACCTACGCTGATTATTACATTCATATCGACGACTATCAGAAGGCAATTCCTTATCTTCGGAAAGTCATCAGCCATGAGATGCGCCGCAAACAAAAGGCACGTGAGTGGTTTCTTATGGGGCAATTACTGGCCGAAACAGGGCAGAAAGCAGCGGCGTATAAGGCCTATCAGCATGTTGTCAGGCTCAGTCCACCTTATGATTTGGCTTTCAATGCGCGTGTTGCCATGACAGAAGTAATGGCAGGAAAGCCGAAACAGATGATTGCCAAGCTGCGACGTATGGCCTCATCTGATAATAATAAGGAGTATTTAGATCAGGTTTATTACGCTATTGGCAATATATATCTGTCGCAAAAAGATACGCTTCACGCCATTAGTGCCTATGAACAGGGCAACGAACTTGGGGTGCGTAGTGGTATCGAAAAGGGGGTGTTGCTGCTTAAACTCGGTGATTTGTATTGGCAAAGAAATAAGTTTGGCGATGCAAAGCGGTGTTATGATGTGGCTATCGGACTGTTGGATAAGGAGCGAAAGGACTATCGTCAATTGTCTGAAAGACTGCAAGTGCTTGAAGAACTCGTGCCTCATACCGATGCCGTTGAACTGCAAGATTCATTGCAACAGCTTGCAAAAATGAACGAACATGACCGCAATGCAGCCATTGACCGCGTGATAACCGCACTCAAACAGAAAGAGAAAAAGGAGCAAAAAGCACAGTCTGTAGAGGGCAATGACGGTTATTCGGGTATGCAAGGTGGAATGGAAAGTAACACCGAAGCACCGTCTCAATCTTTCAATAGCAGTCAGCAAGCCACCTGGTATTTCTATAATCCCATGACGGTGGCACGTGGAAAAGAGATGTTTCAACGGCGTTGGGGCAAGCGACAGAATATTGATAACTGGCAGCGTATCAATAAAACTGTGGTGGCTTTAGCTTCAGACAGTATCGCAGAACAAGCCGAATTGGTTGAAGATACCTTGCAGAAGACGAATAATCCGGAGGCTGATCCGCACCGAAGAGAATACTATTTGAAACAGATACCAATGACTTCTGAACAGTTGGAAGCCAGTAATAAGCTGCTTGCTGACGGGCTTTTCCACAGCGGAATCATCTTCAAAGACAGGTTGGACAACCTTGATTTGAGTGAGAAAACATTGTTGAGACTCATTCATGACTATCCAAATTTCGCGCAGATAGACGAGGCTTTCTATCATCTTTACCTGCTTTATGCACGCCGAAATGAATTGACGCGGGCCGAAAGTTACCTTGACCGACTGCATAAGGAGTGTCCCGACAGCAAATGGACAGCCTTGCTCAGCGACCCTTATTATCGCGAAAATGCACGTTTTGGCAAGCATATCGAGGATTCACTCTATGCTGCTTCCTACACCGCTTTCAACGAAGGACGCTATAACGAGGTCTTAGGCAATGCGCATGTGTCGGCAAAGCGTTTCCCCAATGGGGCCAACCGCGACAAGTTTTTGTTTATAGCTGCATTGAGTAAGCTGAATGACGGCGATGCAAAAGCTTGTCTGCAAGACCTCAATACGCTTGTCTCTACCTATCCGGAAAGCCAACTTAGCGTTATGGCGGGTATGATTATCAACGGCGTGAAGGCAGGAAAACAACTGCGTGGTGCCAAGTTCGACATGTCAACGGTATGGAGTAGGCGCAGCGATGTGCTGAACGACAGCGACTCTATACACGCTGTTAAACTGAGTGCCGAACGCGATGTGAACTTCGTCTATATGTTGGTTTACAACCCTGATTCAGTCAAAGAAAATCAGCTGCTCTTTGAGTTGGCAAAATATAACTTTGCGAGTTATCTCGTCAGAAATTTCGAAATACAGGTTGAAGAGGCAGAAGGCATGCATCGAATGATAGTCAGAGGTTTTCAAAACTATGATGAAGCGTTGCAGTATGCGCGTCATTTGCATCGGCAAGAAGCCATCGGTAGGCTGACGAAAAAGGCGCGACCGTTTATTATAAGCGAACAAAACATGCCGCTTTTAGGCCGTCAATTCAGTTATGATGATTATGCTTTGTTCTATCAGAAGCATTTTGCACCGCTTCGCATCAGTACGTTACAGTTGCTGACAGAACCTGTTCCATCGACAATAAAGCCGACGGGAAAGCCTGCTACAGCCGAGGAAATAGACCGCGAATTGGAGCGTATCAGCCAGCAAGACAAGGATTATTATCCTGTCGATCCTGTCTCCAAACCTGCTGAAAAGCCGAAACCTGCACAGCAAAGTCAGTCACAGAAACCGCAGACCGAACCGCAGAAGCCCCGGAAACCGACGCCTGTGAAGAAGCCTGCAACGCTGGTCAAGCCCGTCAAACCACTCGATTTGGATGATGAATATTATGATTTAGATGGTTTTTAA
- a CDS encoding metal ABC transporter permease, translating into MIDILHYSFFQNALLGALLASIVCGIVGTYIVTRRLVFISGGITHASFGGIGLGVLMGINPILSAMIFAVLSAFGVEWMARKGDVREDSAIAVFWTFGMSVGIICCFLTPGFMPDLPSFLFGSILTIGSLDLWLLAVLCVIVVICMTFFYREILSVAFDRTFAESQGLPVRWIEYGMMALIALTIVATLRMVGIVLALSLLTIPQMTANLFTFNYKRMMLLSILIGWADCLFGLAMSYWLDVPSGASIIFVSIIVYAIARLLLRK; encoded by the coding sequence ATGATTGATATTCTGCATTATAGTTTCTTTCAGAATGCGTTGTTGGGAGCATTGCTTGCCAGCATCGTTTGTGGCATTGTGGGCACTTATATCGTGACACGCCGCTTGGTTTTCATCAGCGGTGGCATCACGCATGCATCGTTTGGAGGTATCGGCTTGGGTGTTCTGATGGGTATTAACCCCATACTTTCTGCCATGATTTTTGCTGTATTGAGTGCTTTCGGCGTAGAGTGGATGGCACGAAAAGGCGATGTTCGCGAGGATTCTGCTATTGCAGTTTTCTGGACTTTCGGCATGAGTGTGGGCATCATCTGTTGCTTCTTGACGCCTGGTTTTATGCCCGATCTGCCTTCATTCCTCTTTGGAAGTATTCTGACGATAGGGAGTTTAGATCTTTGGTTGTTAGCTGTGCTGTGCGTTATTGTTGTTATTTGCATGACATTCTTTTACAGGGAGATACTTAGTGTGGCTTTCGATCGCACGTTTGCCGAGTCACAAGGACTTCCCGTTCGTTGGATAGAATATGGTATGATGGCGCTGATAGCCTTGACCATAGTGGCAACTTTGCGCATGGTGGGCATTGTGTTGGCCCTCAGTTTGCTTACCATTCCGCAGATGACAGCCAATCTTTTCACCTTCAACTATAAGCGGATGATGCTTCTTTCCATTCTTATTGGTTGGGCAGACTGCTTGTTTGGGCTCGCCATGAGCTATTGGTTGGATGTCCCTTCGGGTGCTTCGATCATATTTGTAAGTATCATTGTGTATGCAATTGCAAGGTTGTTGTTGAGGAAATGA
- the aroA gene encoding 3-phosphoshikimate 1-carboxyvinyltransferase, with protein sequence MTYTIHGPQHIDTTVKLPASKSISNRALIIQALAGDNVVPDNLSDCDDTEVIIEALKTMPETIDIKASGTAMRFMTAYLSVSEGEHVLTGTDRMKQRPIAVLVDALRYLGADIAYEGEAGFPPLRIKGRRLEGGYLEISGSISSQFISALLLIGPMLEKGLELKMTDTIISRPYIDLTLCMMRDFGAAVEWTDVDTISVAPKPYTSRRYYIESDWSAGSYWYEIMALSDDSEATVRLEGLMDGSRQGDSVVKYIFSLLGVKTSFETTDPCVPNTVTLRRHKCLLPRLEYDFTGSPDLAQTLVVCCALMDIKFHFKGLATLRIKETDRIEALKTELRKLGYVLHNVGDNELFWDGERCEPTGEAIDTYEDHRMALAFAPVALKCPGLQINNPEVVSKSYPDYWKDLQTAGFTL encoded by the coding sequence ATGACATATACCATACATGGGCCTCAACACATTGACACCACGGTGAAACTGCCGGCCAGCAAGAGTATCAGCAACCGTGCACTTATCATTCAGGCATTAGCAGGAGACAATGTCGTTCCAGATAATCTCAGCGACTGTGATGACACGGAAGTCATCATCGAAGCATTAAAAACGATGCCTGAAACCATTGATATCAAGGCTTCAGGAACGGCCATGCGCTTCATGACGGCTTATCTCTCGGTCAGCGAGGGAGAGCATGTGCTCACGGGAACTGACCGCATGAAGCAGCGCCCGATAGCCGTGTTGGTAGATGCCTTGCGCTATCTTGGCGCCGACATAGCGTATGAAGGCGAGGCGGGTTTCCCGCCGTTGCGCATCAAAGGACGTCGTCTTGAGGGTGGATATCTCGAAATTTCGGGCAGTATCAGCTCGCAGTTTATCTCGGCGTTGCTGTTGATAGGGCCGATGCTTGAAAAGGGATTGGAACTCAAGATGACCGATACGATTATCTCTCGGCCGTATATTGATCTCACGCTTTGCATGATGCGCGACTTCGGAGCAGCAGTTGAATGGACGGATGTCGATACGATCAGTGTGGCGCCGAAGCCCTATACATCACGTCGTTATTATATAGAGAGCGACTGGAGTGCCGGCAGTTATTGGTATGAAATCATGGCCTTGAGTGATGATTCCGAAGCAACTGTGCGGCTTGAAGGCCTGATGGACGGCTCAAGACAAGGCGACTCGGTGGTGAAATACATTTTTTCGCTGTTGGGTGTAAAGACGAGTTTCGAGACAACCGACCCCTGTGTGCCCAATACAGTGACGCTACGTCGCCATAAATGTCTGTTGCCTCGGCTTGAATATGACTTCACCGGATCACCCGATTTGGCACAGACTTTGGTGGTTTGTTGTGCATTAATGGACATAAAATTCCATTTCAAAGGGCTCGCAACCCTGCGGATTAAGGAGACAGACCGCATAGAAGCCTTGAAAACCGAACTGCGTAAGTTAGGTTATGTGTTGCATAACGTGGGCGACAATGAACTGTTCTGGGACGGCGAACGTTGCGAACCGACGGGCGAAGCCATTGATACTTATGAGGATCATCGTATGGCTTTGGCCTTTGCTCCTGTGGCATTGAAGTGTCCAGGATTGCAAATTAACAACCCAGAAGTAGTGAGTAAATCTTATCCCGATTATTGGAAAGATCTCCAGACAGCAGGTTTTACATTATGA
- a CDS encoding deoxynucleoside kinase, translated as MHIAIAGNIGSGKTTLTELLAKHYGWTPKYEAVDYNPYLEDYYKDIPRWSFNMEVFFLKERFKDLLQLDQNMNKETIVQDRSIYEGVYVFTENNYKMGNMNERDFQTYMELFDSMTHILHYPDLMIYLKSSVPHLVKNIQNRGREYEQKMPLAYLESLNDLYEDFIYRKYKGKVLVVDVDDIDYLHSKRDFSGIIDKIDANLFGLF; from the coding sequence GTGCATATAGCTATCGCTGGAAACATCGGAAGCGGTAAGACCACACTCACCGAACTGCTTGCCAAACACTATGGTTGGACGCCAAAATACGAGGCCGTGGACTACAATCCGTATCTCGAAGACTATTATAAAGACATCCCAAGATGGTCATTCAACATGGAAGTTTTCTTCTTGAAAGAACGCTTCAAAGACCTTTTACAACTTGATCAGAACATGAACAAGGAGACCATTGTGCAAGACCGTTCCATCTATGAAGGCGTTTATGTGTTCACAGAAAACAACTACAAGATGGGCAACATGAACGAAAGAGACTTCCAAACCTACATGGAACTCTTCGACTCAATGACGCATATCCTGCACTATCCCGACCTGATGATCTATCTCAAATCAAGTGTTCCTCACTTGGTAAAGAACATTCAGAACCGCGGACGTGAATACGAACAGAAGATGCCCCTCGCCTATCTTGAGAGTCTCAATGACCTGTATGAGGACTTCATCTACAGGAAATACAAGGGCAAGGTGCTTGTTGTTGACGTTGACGACATCGACTATCTGCACAGCAAAAGAGACTTTTCGGGCATCATAGACAAGATAGATGCCAACCTATTCGGACTTTTCTAA
- a CDS encoding deoxynucleoside kinase — protein sequence MHIAIAGNIGSGKTTLTKMLAKRFHWTPRFEPVDNNPYLDDFYADMSRWSFNLQVYFLNKRFKEVVEISKSKETIIQDRTIFEDACIFAPNLHGMGMMSDRDFANYSDLFDLMISLVNLPNLMIYIRSSIPTLVNHIGKRGREFEKSIRIDYLTGLNNRYENWIKDYKGNLIIVDGDNTDFENNPQDFQTITDRIDAELYGLFPIK from the coding sequence ATGCATATCGCAATCGCAGGAAACATCGGCAGTGGCAAGACTACACTCACTAAAATGCTTGCCAAGAGATTTCATTGGACACCACGTTTTGAACCCGTCGACAACAATCCGTATCTCGACGACTTCTATGCCGACATGTCACGGTGGTCATTCAACCTCCAGGTTTACTTTCTCAACAAGCGCTTCAAGGAGGTAGTTGAGATTTCAAAAAGCAAAGAAACCATCATACAAGACCGCACTATATTCGAAGACGCGTGCATCTTTGCACCCAATCTCCATGGCATGGGCATGATGAGCGACCGTGACTTCGCCAATTATTCCGACCTTTTCGACCTGATGATTTCATTGGTCAACCTGCCTAACCTGATGATTTACATCCGCTCAAGCATACCGACTTTGGTGAACCACATCGGTAAACGTGGGCGCGAATTCGAAAAGAGTATCCGCATCGATTACCTCACAGGACTGAACAACCGCTATGAGAATTGGATTAAAGACTATAAAGGTAATCTCATCATTGTAGACGGAGACAACACTGATTTCGAGAATAATCCACAGGATTTCCAAACGATTACCGACCGGATTGATGCCGAACTCTATGGCTTGTTCCCCATAAAATAA
- a CDS encoding sugar MFS transporter, protein MKKNSLTNKQFLVPFVLITSLFFLWGFARAILDVLNKHFQNALDISITQSSLIQVTTYLGYFLTAIPAGWFINRHGYRLGVVIGLMLFGIGSLLFIPCAALNTFYAFLGALFIIGCGLVFLETSANPYVTELGDKATATSRLNFSQSFNGLGCLFATLVVGQFFFGGHFEDNDVVIPYTILGILVLVIALVFSRVNLPEIKHEETEEDKIKGTRIMKLFRHHPMFVFGLFALLAYEVAEISINSYFINFVTGQGWMNDNMASIILTVALGFFMVGRFAGSWLMRRIRAEMMLFVCAAGSVVCMVCVLLNIGKFSMVAIIANYLFEAIMFPTIFSLALDGLGNLKKSAASLLMMTPIGGCGFLLMGIIADSANLVIPFLIPLFGYFVVLLFASELMHKQRETHR, encoded by the coding sequence ATGAAAAAAAACAGCCTTACCAACAAGCAGTTTCTTGTGCCTTTCGTGCTCATCACATCGCTCTTTTTCCTGTGGGGCTTTGCAAGAGCCATTCTCGACGTACTCAACAAGCACTTCCAAAACGCACTCGACATCAGTATTACGCAGTCGTCTTTAATTCAGGTTACAACCTATTTGGGGTATTTCCTGACTGCTATTCCGGCGGGTTGGTTTATCAATCGCCATGGTTATCGCCTTGGTGTGGTCATCGGGTTGATGCTTTTCGGCATCGGTTCTCTGCTGTTCATTCCCTGTGCAGCACTCAACACGTTCTATGCTTTCTTAGGAGCTTTGTTCATCATTGGCTGTGGTCTCGTGTTTTTGGAGACCTCGGCAAATCCTTATGTGACCGAACTTGGCGACAAGGCAACGGCAACAAGTCGCCTCAACTTCTCGCAGTCGTTCAACGGCTTGGGCTGTCTGTTCGCAACACTTGTCGTGGGACAGTTTTTCTTCGGTGGTCATTTTGAAGATAATGATGTCGTCATTCCCTATACCATTTTAGGCATTCTGGTACTCGTTATCGCTTTAGTCTTCTCGCGGGTCAACCTGCCTGAAATCAAACATGAAGAGACTGAAGAAGACAAAATCAAGGGAACACGCATCATGAAACTGTTTCGTCACCACCCCATGTTCGTCTTCGGGCTTTTCGCTTTGTTGGCTTATGAGGTGGCAGAAATATCCATAAACAGTTATTTCATCAATTTCGTGACAGGACAAGGATGGATGAATGACAACATGGCGAGCATCATACTGACCGTTGCCTTGGGCTTTTTCATGGTGGGACGCTTTGCTGGAAGCTGGCTCATGCGCCGCATCCGGGCCGAAATGATGCTGTTTGTCTGCGCTGCCGGAAGCGTGGTCTGCATGGTTTGTGTGCTGCTGAATATCGGCAAATTCTCAATGGTTGCTATCATCGCCAATTATCTTTTTGAAGCCATTATGTTCCCAACCATCTTTTCGTTAGCACTTGATGGGCTTGGAAATCTCAAGAAAAGTGCTGCTTCCTTGCTGATGATGACACCAATCGGAGGCTGTGGTTTCCTGCTTATGGGCATCATTGCCGACAGTGCCAACCTTGTGATTCCATTCCTGATTCCACTCTTCGGCTACTTCGTTGTATTGCTTTTTGCTTCTGAATTGATGCACAAACAAAGAGAAACACATCGTTAA
- a CDS encoding class II fructose-bisphosphate aldolase: MAVSYKELGLVNTREMFKRAVNGGYAIPAFNFNNLEQLQAIITASSELKSPVILQVSKGARNYANPTLLRYMAEGAVAFAKELGCEHPEIALHLDHGDSFELVKDCVDMGFSSVMIDASSKSFEENIALTKKCVDYAHQFDVTVEAELGVLAGVEDEVASEESHYTRPEEVIEFSQRSGCDSLAISIGTSHGAYKFKPEQCTRDPKTGRLVPPPLAFDVLAEIEKKLPGFPIVLHGSSSVPQKYVDIINQYGGKLPDAVGIPEEQLRRASKSAVCKINIDSDSRLAYTAGVRETLANHPDYFDPRQYGKVARAYMTEMYKEKIKDVLGSDNKLAQL, from the coding sequence ATGGCAGTTAGTTATAAAGAATTAGGTCTCGTCAATACACGCGAGATGTTTAAGAGAGCTGTAAACGGTGGTTATGCTATTCCAGCATTCAACTTCAACAACTTGGAGCAACTCCAGGCTATTATTACGGCATCATCTGAGTTGAAGTCTCCTGTAATCCTCCAGGTTTCTAAGGGTGCCCGCAACTATGCTAACCCTACACTACTCCGCTATATGGCTGAAGGTGCAGTAGCTTTTGCAAAAGAACTTGGCTGTGAACATCCGGAGATTGCCCTCCACTTGGATCACGGTGACAGCTTCGAACTCGTGAAAGATTGTGTAGATATGGGCTTCTCTTCTGTGATGATCGATGCTTCTTCAAAGTCTTTCGAAGAGAACATTGCATTGACAAAGAAGTGTGTTGACTATGCACATCAGTTTGATGTGACCGTAGAAGCAGAGCTTGGTGTACTCGCTGGCGTAGAAGATGAGGTTGCTTCAGAGGAGTCTCACTATACTCGGCCGGAAGAAGTGATTGAGTTCTCACAGCGTTCAGGCTGTGATAGCCTCGCTATCTCTATCGGTACATCTCACGGTGCTTATAAGTTTAAGCCGGAACAGTGTACTCGTGACCCGAAGACTGGCCGCTTGGTACCTCCTCCATTGGCTTTCGACGTACTCGCAGAGATTGAGAAGAAGCTCCCAGGTTTCCCAATTGTACTCCACGGTTCGTCTTCAGTTCCACAGAAATATGTTGATATCATCAACCAATATGGTGGCAAATTGCCAGATGCAGTAGGTATTCCAGAGGAGCAACTCCGCAGAGCTTCAAAGAGCGCTGTATGTAAGATTAACATCGACTCTGACTCTCGTTTGGCTTACACTGCCGGCGTTCGTGAGACTTTGGCAAATCATCCTGATTACTTTGATCCACGTCAATACGGCAAGGTTGCACGTGCCTACATGACTGAAATGTACAAAGAGAAGATTAAGGATGTGCTTGGTTCTGACAACAAACTCGCTCAGTTGTAA